A window of Panicum virgatum strain AP13 chromosome 8K, P.virgatum_v5, whole genome shotgun sequence contains these coding sequences:
- the LOC120645506 gene encoding uncharacterized mitochondrial protein AtMg00810-like: protein MTDLGDLHHFLGISVTRSSDGLFLSQRQYAVDLFQRAGMAECHSTSTPVDTRAKLSATDGAPVANATQYRSMAGALQYLTLTCLNLAYATHQVCLFMHDPREPHLALLKRILRYVKGTLSTGLHIGVGPVSSLTAYSDADRAGCPDTGDLLRATVSSSATT, encoded by the coding sequence ATGACCGATCTCGGGGATCTCCATCACTTCCTCGGGATTTCGGTCACACGCTCGTCGGATGGCCTCTTTCTGTCTCAACGACAGTATGCGGTGGATCTCTTCCAGCGCGCCGGCATGGCCGAGTGTCACTCCACATCGACGCCAGTGGACACTCGTGCCAAGCTGTCGGCCACAGATGGAGCTCCGGTGGCCAACGCCACCCAGTATCGGAGTATGGCTGGTGCCCTTCAGTACTTGACACTAACGTGCCTCAACCTCGCCTACGCTACTCATCAGGTGTGCCTCTTCATGCACGATCCACGAGAGCCTCATCTGGCGTTGCTCAAGCGGATCTTGCGATATGTGAAGGGTACGCTGTCTACTGGCTTGCACATCGGTGTTGGTCCAGTTTCCTCCCTCACTGCATACTCAGATGCAGACAGGGCAGGCTGTCCAGACACTGGCGATCTACTCCGGGCTACTGTGTCTTCCTCGGCGACAACCTAG
- the LOC120644059 gene encoding disease resistance protein RPM1-like, whose protein sequence is MAEAALLALSKIGFYLAGEAATFIATKFSDLIELPNTVQRIRRELLMMNIFIRKTGASYLSDELLKAWITEVRMLAYRVEDIMDNFSYHSLQFKQDPKGKKLANGLSYGFVFSGIAGDLAQIEKEIEHVSKLKNMWVNSVHELLPSQVTSAEQQFPRYSSPQLIKDENLVGFKEDRELLQKLLTPNAPVHVANIPALKVVSLLGMGGMGKTTLLTSVYEQLKDLFDNHAWLTISQTYRGVDALLKELLNNVSASEHTVTADANNVDQKGVTVPVDIEIGDKKRLKLDDINKMDALELKRNLKMVLKHKKYIVVLDDVWDRRVYDGISDVFEDSGKESRIVITTRKHDVAALATPGYLLKLNPLDIKDALQLFCTKAFPNKNHFDWTSELLEHANDIIKRSEGLPLEKCPHELQELATHIVTRCEGSTLVMCPSELQELATDTVKKIKSLSLSMYPSELQDLATVIVKRCEDLPLVKCPSELQEIATDIVKKCRGLPLAIVSVGSLLSSRKQIEPVWRQMYNELPCELEKDDQVRGILNLSYYDLPSDLRNCFLYCSLFPEDYHFSKEDLVRLWVAEGFVERKGDSTPEEVAEGYLTELIHRNMLQLVENDELGRVNTCKMHDILRELALSISKAEMFGTVNDFGAMVQMDTGVRRISSYGWKKMKKNKSNMKFPHLRTLMASDTIVDYVPSILSESKYLTVLELQNSDFQELPASIGNLFNLKYIGLRNTRITSLPNSIKNLSNLQTLDVKSTSIKALPPGIANLTKLRHLIADKLADENQSEFRYFVGVEAPEGLSNLEDLQTLQTVQASKDLTKQLDKLLQLRSLWIDNITASHCGELFATLSTMPLLSSLLLSAGDENETLSLKDFNPICTKLHKLIVRGCWALGTKHCLILQNHGKYLKYLALSRCHFVEDPLVVLASCVPNLTYLRLNNIHSPHTTLVLSAGSFPHLNTLVLMDMNDVSLLTITDGALPGIECLYITSLPQLQTVPQGLRSLGSLKKLWLLGLHRNFKAQWDIDGMQKYLQHVPEIRV, encoded by the coding sequence ATGGCAGAAGCAGCACTTCTCGCACTGTCAAAGATTGGGTTCTATTTAGCAGGAGAAGCAGCCACTTTCATTGCAACCAAGTTTTCTGATTTGATTGAGCTACCAAACACCGTGCAGCGTATTCGGAGGGAACTTCTGATGATGAACATCTTTATACGGAAGACAGGTGCATCATATCTCAGTGACGAGCTCCTCAAGGCTTGGATCACAGAAGTGAGAATGCTGGCCTACCGTGTTGAGGACATAATGGACAACTTTTCATATCATTCTCTTCAATTCAAGCAAGACCCAAAAGGGAAAAAGTTGGCCAACGGATTAAGCTATGGTTTTGTGTTTAGTGGAATTGCTGGTGATCTAGCTCAGATTGAAAAGGAAATTGAGCATGTCTCAAAGTTGAAGAATATGTGGGTGAATTCAGTCCACGAGCTTCTCCCCTCTCAAGTCACCAGTGCTGAGCAGCAATTCCCTCGATACAGTTCGCCCCAACTTATAAAGGATGAAAACCTGGTGGGGTTCAAGGAGGACAGAGAGCTGTTACAGAAATTGTTGACTCCCAATGCACCTGTCCACGTGGCTAATATACCAGCTCTCAAGGTGGTATCTTTGTTGGGTATGGGTGGGATGGGAAAGACCACACTGCTCACTAGTGTGTATGAACAGCTGAAAGATCTCTTTGACAACCATGCTTGGCTCACTATCTCACAGACATACAGAGGTGTGGATGCTCTGCTGAAGGAGCTGCTAAACAATGTCAGTGCCTCTGAGCATACAGTAACAGCTGATGCTAACAATGTCGATCAGAAGGGAGTGACTGTGCCAGTTGATATTGAGATAGGAGACAAGAAGAGGCTGAAACTAGATGACATCAACAAGATGGACGCTTTAGAATTGAAGAGAAATTTAAAGATGGTACTGAAACATAAGAAATATATTGTTGTATTGGATGATGTTTGGGATCGTCGAGTTTACGATGGAATAAGCGATGTGTTCGAGGATTCTGGGAAGGAAAGTCGTATTGTCATCACAACAAGGAAACATGATGTGGCTGCTCTTGCCACACCAGGTTATCTGCTCAAGCTAAATCCATTAGACATCAAGGATGCACTCCAGCTCTTCTGTACGAAGGCTTTCCCTAACAAAAACCACTTTGATTGGACATCAGAGCTTCTTGAGCATGCTAATGACATTATAAAGAGGTCTGAGGGTCTTCCATTAGAAAAGTGTCCACATGAGCTTCAAGAGCTGGCTACTCACATTGTAACAAGATGTGAGGGCTCCACACTGGTAATGTGTCCATCTGAACTTCAGGAGCTTGCTACTGATACTGTAAAGAAAATTAAGAGCTTGTCACTGTCAATGTACCCATCGGAGCTTCAGGATCTAGCTACTGTAATTGTAAAACGATGTGAGGATTTACCTCTGGTGAAGTGTCCATCAGAGCTTCAGGAGATTGCTACTGATATTGTAAAGAAATGTAGGGGTTTGCCGCTGGCTATTGTATCAGTAGGCAGTTTGTTGTCTTCAAGGAAGCAAATAGAGCCAGTTTGGAGACAGATGTACAATGAGCTTCCTTGTGAACTGGAAAAGGATGATCAGGTTCGAGGAATTCTGAATCTTAGCTACTATGACTTGCCTAGTGACCTCCGAAACTGCTTCTTGTACTGCAGCTTGTTTCCCGAAGATTACCATTTTTCAAAGGAGGACCTTGTGCGACtttgggttgctgaaggatttGTAGAAAGGAAAGGGGACAGCACTCCTGAGGAGGTAGCAGAGGGCTATCTCACAGAGCTGATCCATCGAAATATGCTGCAACtagtggaaaatgatgagcttggAAGGGTGAATACGTGCAAAATGCATGACATTTTAAGGGAATTAGCCCTTTCAATCTCTAAAGCGGAAATGTTTGGCACAGTGAATGATTTTGGTGCAATGGTGCAGATGGACACAGGTGTTCGTCGCATATCTTCATATGGATGGAAGAAGATGAAAAAGAATAAATCCAATATGAAATTTCCACACCTCCGAACCCTGATGGCAAGTGATACCATTGTAGACTATGTACCATCAATACTATCTGAATCCAAGTACCTTACTGTCCTTGAACTCCAGAACTCCGATTTCCAGGAACTGCCTGCATCTATAGGGAACCTGTTTAACCTGAAATACATTGGCCTAAGAAATACAAGAATAACATCACTGCCGAACTCCATTAAGAATCTCTCCAATCTTCAAACTCTTGATGTCAAATCAACAAGTATAAAAGCTCTGCCACCTGGGATAGCGAATCTCACTAAGCTAAGGCACCTTATTGCTGACAAACTTGCTGATGAGAACCAGTCAGAATTTCGGTACTTTGTCGGAGTGGAAGCTCCTGAAGGGCTTTCTAACCTTGAAGATTTGCAGACTCTTCAGACTGTGCAAGCAAGCAAGGACCTGACAAAGCAACTTGATAAGCTTTTGCAACTAAGAAGCCTATGGATAGATAACATCACTGCCTCCCATTGTGGTGAGCTTTTTGCTACCTTGTCGACTATGCCACTTCTTTCCAGTTTGCTTCTATCCGCGGGTGATGAGAATGAGACACTTTCCTTGAAAGATTTCAATCCGATATGCACGAAGCTCCACAAGCTAATTGTAAGAGGATGTTGGGCTCTAGGGACAAAACATTGCCTGATACTTCAGAACCATGGCAAATATCTCAAGTATCTGGCCCTAAGCAGGTGCCATTTTGTAGAAGATCCACTGGTGGTTCTTGCATCTTGTGTGCCGAACCTCACATACCTGAGACTTAACAATATACATAGTCCACATACAACATTGGTACTTTCAGCAGGATCCTTCCCACACCTGAACACGCTAGTTTTAATGGACATGAATGATGTCAGCCTTCTGACAATTACAGATGGCGCACTTCCTGGCATAGAATGTCTATATATCACATCATTGCCACAATTGCAGACAGTTCCTCAAGGCCTCAGATCCCTTGGCTCCTTGAAAAAACTCTGGCTGCTGGGTCTCCACAGGAACTTCAAGGCTCAATGGGACATCGATGGAATGCAGAAGTATCTACAGCATGTTCCGGAGATACGGGTCTAG
- the LOC120645507 gene encoding putative serpin-Z5, protein MVNPNAQRKDTVNVVINAIYFKGNWRDPFRKEITIDHEFHRLDGSTIDVPFMQNWCDQQIACYDGFKVLKLPYKSMDVDRSSPDFDWMQLKSIPKFSMCIFLPDTRDGLQSLIEKMTSSPKFLHNHLPLMFVPVNEFRLPRFKLTFGGGIVEDLKSLGLILPFHPLTASMSEITEVDTTDDGPIYVSEVIHKAVIDVNEEGCEAAAATESDDDMGFSLDYEPPKQVDFVADHPFAFFIIEETSGSVVFAGHVLDPSRE, encoded by the coding sequence ATGGTGAACCCAAACGCGCAAAGGAAAGACACTGTGAACGTTGTCATCAATGCCATCTACTTCAAGGGCAACTGGCGGGATCCCTTCAGGAAGGAGATCACCATTGACCACGAGTTCCATCGCCTTGATGGAAGCACCATCGATGTGCCTTTCATGCAGAACTGGTGCGACCAGCAAATCGCCTGCTATGACGGATTCAAGGTGCTCAAACTGCCGTACAAGTCGATGGACGTGGACAGGTCCTCACCGGATTTCGACTGGATGCAGCTGAAGAGTATCCCCAAGTTCTCCATGTGCATCTTCCTCCCCGACACCCGCGACGGCCTGCAGAGCCTAATTGAGAAGATGACCTCATCGCCGAAGTTCCTCCACAACCACCTGCCTCTGATGTTCGTCCCTGTCAATGAGTTCCGGCTGCCACGGTTCAAGCTGACCTTTGGCGGTGGCATCGTTGAAGACCTCAAGAGCTTGGGCCTGATCTTACCGTTCCACCCATTAACAGCGAGTATGTCAGAGATCACGGAGGTTGACACTACTGATGATGGGCCAATATATGTGAGTGAGGTCATCCACAAGGCGGTGATCGATGTGAATGAGGAAGGCTGTGAGGCAGCTGCCGCCACCGAGTCGGATGACGACATGGGGTTCTCGTTGGACTATGAGCCGCCCAAGCAGGTGGACTTCGTCGCCGACCACCCATTTGCATTCTTCATCATCGAGGAGACATCAGGCAGCGTCGTATTTGCCGGGCATGTCCTCGACCCATCTAGGGAGTGA